In a genomic window of Paraburkholderia phenazinium:
- a CDS encoding PD40 domain-containing protein → MLIPGGAGAATKGTLLLDRVGPVTSELYVANADGSDEHRLLPTDGFDYHASFSKDGQWIVFTSERDGLGQSNLYRVKVDGTNLQRLTDHPGVSDAAVFSPANPNLIAFVSSRRGEKDYGTVNIWTLNIATGALKNVTGELKFDPSKPHSYFRPSWSPDGKWLALSSDTGSDWRGHNLPVGWERTQESSIYLIKPDGSGWKKIAGKPGFDEGSPSWSPDGKSVVFYETPVESTWGAHRPEGINKVSSQLVSVDVSTLERKDLTSTPGFKVFPQYLSDTNVAYHVKGGDTEGFYTTAGTFRSTANSGIRSPRYSSDGGKVVYEKIAMRPAHTNGTPLYSFDPDWNYRYIDVFPQLSLDRQKLVYTEKAINSSIAIMNPDFTGYQRIYDPANSGLDPVMIKQGLAGAFQPTWSPDRQWVAFGVGDWFFTRGAGPGRIMRIKTDGSMNGKPEVLTDGSINAGFPSYSPDGKRIVYRVWSPKVQGLRILDLETHADTVLTTDPDNLPGWSPDGSKIVFTRKEVNPTDPNRFHYDVYTIHPDGSDLTRLTTPGANQGHAVWTYDGRIAYSSGVYGFRDELALYDNSFQPDGQNWVMNADGSDQHPITDTLWEEAMPLYIPNP, encoded by the coding sequence ATGCTCATTCCAGGCGGAGCCGGGGCCGCAACGAAAGGCACCTTGTTGCTCGACCGCGTGGGCCCCGTGACATCCGAGCTGTATGTCGCCAATGCGGACGGCAGCGACGAACACCGGCTGCTCCCAACCGACGGTTTCGACTATCACGCCTCGTTCTCGAAAGACGGGCAGTGGATCGTGTTTACGTCGGAGCGCGATGGCCTCGGCCAGTCGAACCTCTATCGCGTGAAGGTGGATGGCACGAACCTGCAGCGCCTTACCGATCACCCCGGCGTGTCCGACGCCGCTGTCTTTTCGCCGGCCAACCCGAACCTCATCGCCTTCGTGTCGTCGCGCAGAGGCGAGAAGGATTACGGCACGGTCAACATCTGGACGCTGAACATTGCGACAGGCGCGCTGAAAAACGTCACGGGTGAACTGAAATTCGATCCGAGCAAACCGCATAGCTACTTCCGGCCCTCGTGGTCCCCGGACGGCAAGTGGCTCGCGCTTTCTTCCGATACCGGGTCCGATTGGCGCGGCCACAATCTGCCGGTGGGATGGGAACGCACACAGGAAAGCAGCATTTATCTCATCAAGCCGGATGGTTCGGGCTGGAAGAAAATTGCCGGCAAGCCGGGCTTTGACGAAGGCTCGCCTTCCTGGTCGCCGGACGGCAAGTCTGTGGTCTTCTACGAAACGCCGGTGGAGTCGACGTGGGGGGCGCACCGTCCGGAAGGGATCAACAAGGTGAGCTCGCAACTGGTTTCGGTGGACGTGTCCACGCTTGAGCGGAAGGACCTGACGTCGACGCCCGGTTTCAAGGTGTTCCCGCAATATCTGAGCGATACCAACGTCGCGTATCACGTGAAGGGCGGTGACACCGAAGGGTTCTACACCACCGCCGGTACGTTCCGCTCGACGGCCAACTCGGGCATTCGCTCGCCCCGCTATTCGTCGGACGGCGGCAAGGTGGTCTACGAAAAAATCGCCATGCGTCCGGCCCATACGAACGGCACGCCGCTGTATAGCTTCGACCCGGACTGGAACTATCGTTACATCGACGTCTTCCCGCAACTGTCGCTGGATCGCCAGAAGCTGGTGTACACGGAAAAGGCCATCAATTCTTCCATTGCCATCATGAACCCCGACTTCACGGGCTATCAGCGGATCTACGATCCTGCTAACAGCGGCCTGGATCCGGTCATGATCAAGCAAGGTCTGGCCGGTGCATTTCAGCCGACCTGGTCGCCGGATCGTCAGTGGGTGGCCTTCGGTGTGGGCGACTGGTTCTTCACGCGCGGTGCCGGTCCTGGCCGCATCATGCGTATCAAGACCGACGGCAGCATGAACGGCAAACCGGAAGTGCTGACCGACGGTTCCATCAATGCGGGTTTCCCGAGCTACTCGCCGGATGGGAAGAGGATCGTCTACCGCGTGTGGAGTCCGAAGGTGCAGGGTCTGCGTATTCTCGATCTGGAGACGCACGCTGATACCGTGCTGACCACCGATCCGGACAACCTGCCGGGCTGGTCGCCGGACGGCAGCAAGATCGTGTTCACCCGCAAGGAAGTCAACCCGACGGACCCGAACAGGTTTCACTACGACGTCTACACGATCCATCCGGATGGATCGGACCTAACCCGTCTGACGACGCCGGGGGCGAATCAGGGCCACGCCGTGTGGACCTACGACGGCCGCATCGCGTATAGCTCGGGTGTGTATGGTTTCCGTGACGAACTCGCGCTGTACGACAACAGCTTCCAGCCCGATGGTCAGAACTGGGTGATGAACGCCGACGGTAGCGACCAGCATCCGATTACGGACACGCTATGGGAAGAGGCAATGCCGCTGTACATTCCCAATCCGTAA
- a CDS encoding phosphate ABC transporter substrate-binding protein, whose translation MTTTLNEVPTGVPTLRTNLADCPVTQAMKDGRVKSDLVDLDYCGPTPAHNGFKAMVRENRFDAGELAIVTFLQARAYGKPYVLLPTPISGRFQHHCAGFNIDFGDLKPKDIEGKKVGVRTYTQTTALWIRGILRHEYGVDLDKVTWMTLGDGHLAEYRDPNNCERLPAGASIPQMMLDGELSAALLGEDMPKDPRVRTLVPDAQAAAKDWFAREGVVPINHMFVVHADVSKKHPEVVRELYRMIVESRALTEGGVPAIFPPIGLEANRKGIQLAIDWALDQKIIPHRLSVDELFDDVTGNLG comes from the coding sequence ATGACAACGACGCTAAACGAGGTGCCCACCGGGGTGCCCACACTCAGGACCAATCTGGCCGATTGCCCCGTCACCCAGGCGATGAAAGACGGGCGCGTAAAGTCCGATCTCGTCGACCTCGACTACTGCGGACCGACGCCAGCGCATAACGGCTTCAAGGCGATGGTCCGCGAGAACAGGTTCGACGCAGGCGAACTGGCGATCGTCACCTTCCTGCAAGCCAGGGCCTACGGCAAGCCCTACGTGCTGTTACCGACGCCGATCTCGGGACGTTTCCAGCATCATTGCGCCGGTTTCAACATCGACTTTGGCGATCTGAAGCCGAAGGACATCGAAGGCAAGAAGGTCGGCGTGCGCACTTATACGCAAACGACGGCGCTGTGGATTCGCGGCATCCTGCGTCACGAATATGGCGTCGATCTCGACAAGGTCACCTGGATGACGCTCGGCGACGGACATCTCGCCGAGTATCGCGATCCGAACAACTGCGAGCGCCTGCCCGCCGGTGCGTCGATTCCGCAGATGATGCTCGACGGTGAGCTGAGCGCGGCCTTGCTCGGTGAAGACATGCCGAAAGATCCGCGCGTGCGTACGCTGGTTCCGGATGCACAGGCCGCCGCGAAAGACTGGTTCGCGCGCGAAGGCGTGGTGCCGATCAATCACATGTTCGTGGTACATGCCGACGTGTCGAAGAAGCACCCGGAGGTGGTTCGCGAACTGTACCGGATGATCGTCGAAAGCCGGGCGCTGACTGAAGGCGGCGTGCCGGCCATCTTCCCGCCCATTGGCCTGGAGGCGAACCGCAAGGGGATCCAGTTGGCGATCGACTGGGCGCTCGATCAGAAGATCATTCCGCATCGCCTGTCGGTTGACGAACTGTTCGACGACGTTACTGGTAATCTGGGTTGA
- a CDS encoding porin, whose protein sequence is MKKLIILVTGAASVCVLNSAYAQSSVTLYGVIDNGVEYQNPGSSPATLRAISGGLFASRYGLKGSEDIGGGLHINFQLEQGFSGATGAASNAAEAFSRQAWVGVSGNFGEARFGLQNTPQYIFMNPELDPVAVMSMGSPMNNFNSLTVRVNNAISYFTPTVYGLTAQFMVAMRDQTTRPTNGLQFYNAALRYVNGPFRAAAGYEQAANATGTSILKVFNAGASFGVGAARFYLAYHTEHQTDDSEKRDVYEASGSYSFSHADQLSLMYGYEHDRTGQGNNAQQVGLTYEYFLSKATTLYAATGFIQNRNQADFTLNGTSYGGVAVAPGANTRGVTLGMVHMF, encoded by the coding sequence GTGAAAAAACTGATTATTCTTGTCACTGGGGCGGCATCGGTATGCGTCCTCAATTCTGCGTACGCGCAGTCGTCGGTGACGCTGTACGGCGTCATCGACAACGGCGTGGAATACCAAAACCCCGGTTCTTCCCCGGCAACGCTCCGCGCAATCTCCGGTGGACTGTTTGCTAGCCGATATGGTCTGAAGGGCAGCGAGGACATCGGCGGCGGTCTTCACATCAACTTTCAGCTGGAACAAGGCTTCTCCGGTGCGACCGGTGCGGCGTCGAATGCCGCTGAGGCTTTCAGCCGTCAGGCATGGGTTGGCGTATCGGGCAATTTTGGCGAGGCGCGTTTTGGTCTGCAAAACACGCCTCAATACATTTTCATGAACCCCGAGCTCGACCCTGTGGCGGTGATGAGCATGGGTTCGCCGATGAATAACTTCAACAGCCTGACCGTTCGGGTCAATAACGCGATTTCGTATTTTACGCCCACGGTGTACGGCCTGACGGCGCAATTCATGGTCGCCATGCGCGATCAGACGACCAGGCCGACCAATGGATTGCAGTTCTATAACGCGGCACTGCGTTACGTGAACGGACCGTTTCGCGCGGCGGCCGGCTACGAGCAGGCAGCCAATGCGACCGGCACTTCGATCCTGAAGGTGTTTAATGCAGGGGCGTCGTTTGGTGTGGGGGCTGCGCGGTTTTATCTGGCCTATCACACGGAACACCAGACCGATGACAGCGAGAAGCGTGACGTCTACGAAGCATCGGGTTCATATTCGTTCAGTCATGCCGATCAGCTTTCGCTGATGTATGGCTATGAGCACGATCGGACCGGGCAGGGGAACAACGCACAGCAGGTGGGTTTGACGTATGAATACTTCCTCTCCAAGGCGACCACCTTATACGCCGCAACCGGGTTTATCCAGAACCGGAACCAGGCGGACTTCACCCTTAACGGCACGTCGTATGGGGGTGTCGCGGTCGCACCGGGCGCCAATACGCGCGGCGTGACGCTTGGAATGGTGCACATGTTCTGA
- a CDS encoding MFS transporter has protein sequence METHQLKRPATENPWSILVLLSLGLLISFVDRTSLSSALADASFIREFALTSVERGWLNSAVFWSYGFVQMPMGWLVDRYGVKWPYTICFALWCMAAAATGMVTTLSALIVMRLLIGVAEAVVVPATYRYLANHFEETRKGTALGIFSIGGKMGPALGAPIAAWMIVTYSWKVMFIATGLVGLIWLVPWLLMVRNDYPSRQELAAAIHRASTVPLKNLLASPVVWGGLVNNFCYSYFAFYCMTWMPAYLVEQRGLSLERSGLYTFFSFAGIAIVAALAGWAADRIIARGHDAVMVRKAFIVAGFIGGTTVLLGAYAPSLDMALFWNVLSLSLLGLVTANNLALCKLTLIPKQAVGLNTGLQQVATSLAGGVSASLSGWLLHLGGSYTLPMMAIFAFLLVGATSTLVLLQRKWAPKVNEIALEPPHAGWRA, from the coding sequence ATGGAGACGCATCAATTGAAACGACCGGCGACCGAGAATCCCTGGAGCATTCTCGTACTTCTCTCGCTCGGCCTGCTGATTTCGTTTGTCGACCGTACCAGCCTGTCGTCTGCGTTGGCGGACGCAAGCTTCATTCGAGAGTTTGCGCTGACGAGCGTGGAGCGCGGCTGGCTCAACTCCGCCGTGTTCTGGTCCTACGGTTTCGTTCAGATGCCGATGGGCTGGCTGGTCGATCGCTACGGCGTGAAATGGCCTTACACGATCTGCTTCGCGCTGTGGTGCATGGCCGCCGCAGCCACCGGCATGGTGACCACGCTCTCGGCGCTGATCGTCATGCGTCTGCTAATCGGCGTAGCCGAAGCGGTGGTGGTGCCGGCTACCTATCGCTACCTCGCGAACCACTTCGAGGAAACCCGGAAAGGCACCGCCCTCGGTATCTTTTCGATTGGCGGCAAGATGGGGCCCGCGCTCGGCGCGCCTATCGCGGCGTGGATGATCGTCACGTATTCCTGGAAGGTGATGTTCATCGCAACCGGCCTCGTCGGACTGATCTGGCTGGTGCCCTGGCTGCTGATGGTCAGAAACGACTATCCGTCACGGCAGGAACTTGCGGCCGCCATCCATCGGGCCTCTACGGTGCCGCTCAAAAACCTGCTCGCGAGCCCGGTGGTTTGGGGTGGGCTGGTCAATAACTTCTGCTACAGCTATTTCGCCTTCTATTGCATGACGTGGATGCCGGCCTATCTGGTCGAGCAGCGCGGCCTTTCTCTCGAGCGCTCGGGCCTCTATACCTTCTTCAGCTTTGCCGGCATCGCCATCGTTGCGGCGCTCGCCGGCTGGGCAGCGGACCGGATCATCGCCCGGGGTCACGACGCGGTTATGGTGCGCAAGGCGTTTATCGTGGCGGGCTTTATCGGCGGCACAACGGTTCTGCTCGGCGCCTATGCGCCATCGCTCGACATGGCGCTGTTCTGGAACGTGCTCTCGCTGTCGCTCCTCGGCCTCGTCACGGCGAATAACCTCGCGCTGTGCAAACTGACCTTGATCCCCAAGCAGGCGGTGGGATTGAACACAGGCCTGCAGCAGGTTGCCACCAGTCTTGCGGGCGGTGTGTCGGCGAGTCTTTCGGGTTGGCTGCTCCATCTTGGCGGCAGCTACACCCTGCCCATGATGGCGATCTTCGCGTTCCTGCTGGTCGGCGCAACCAGCACCCTGGTTCTACTCCAGCGCAAATGGGCGCCGAAAGTCAACGAGATCGCTCTCGAGCCGCCCCATGCCGGATGGCGCGCATGA